One Spinacia oleracea cultivar Varoflay chromosome 4, BTI_SOV_V1, whole genome shotgun sequence DNA segment encodes these proteins:
- the LOC110780836 gene encoding vacuolar iron transporter homolog 4-like, translating to METKQTSYTPTKLEIVRPSVNDEESQIKQLGDDLDYSKRSQWLRAAVLGANDGLVSTAALMMGIGAVKQDVKAMILTGFAGLVAGACSMAIGEFVSVYSQLDIEVAQIKREKMRGGEREEVEEKENLPNPLQAAFASALAFSLGALVPLSAASFIKDYKVRLGVVVAAVTMALGMFGWLGAFLGKAPVVKASLRVLLGGWLAMAITFGLTKLIGSYGF from the coding sequence atggAAACTAAACAAACAAGTTACACTCCGACCAAGTTGGAAATAGTAAGACCATCAGTTAATGATGAAGAAAGTCAAATTAAgcaattaggtgatgatttagACTACTCAAAACGTTCACAGTGGCTAAGGGCCGCAGTCTTAGGAGCCAACGATGGGCTTGTTTCAACAGCAGCACTCATGATGGGAATTGGTGCGGTAAAACAAGACGTCAAGGCTATGATCCTTACTGGATTTGCTGGCCTAGTTGCTGGGGCTTGTAGCATGGCTATAGGTGAGTTTGTGTCTGTGTATTCTCAGCTCGATATTGAAGTTGCTCAgataaaaagagagaaaatgagggGAGGAGAAAGGGAGGAAGTAGAGGAGAAGGAGAACTTGCCGAACCCGTTACAAGCAGCTTTTGCCTCAGCCCTTGCCTTTTCTTTAGGGGCTTTGGTACCGCTATCAGCTGCATCATTTATTAAGGATTATAAGGTGAGGCTTGGGGTGGTTGTCGCGGCGGTGACTATGGCTCTAGGAATGTTTGGGTGGTTAGGGGCATTTCTAGGAAAAGCACCCGTTGTAAAGGCTTCTTTAAGGGTTTTGTTGGGTGGTTGGCTTGCTATGGCCATTACCTTTGGCCTAACCAAGTTGATTGGCTCATATGGTTTCTAA
- the LOC130472058 gene encoding caltractin-like, translated as MDNFDVSLYAQYKSSARTVRKDKPRGRHHGLTQQKRQEIKEAFELFDTDGSGTIDAKELNVAMRALGFEMTEEQINQMIADVDKDGSGAIDFDEFCHMMTAKIGERDTKEELMKAFRIIDQDNNEH; from the exons ATGGATAATTTTGATGTTTCCCTATATGCTCAATACAAG TCAAGTGCTAGGACGGTGAGGAAAGATAAGCCACGTGGGCGTCATCATGGTCTCACTCAACAGAAGAGGCAAGAGATAAAGGAAGCTTTTGAACTGTTTGACACTGATGGCTCAG GAACTATTGATGCCAAGGAGTTGAATGTTGCTATGAG GGCTCTGGGTTTTGAGATGACCGAAGAG CAAATCAATCAAATGATTGCGGATGTTGACAAGGATGGAAGTGGTGCCATTGATTTCGATGAATTTTGTCACATGATGACTGCTAAAATCGGAGAAAGAGACACTAAGGAAGAATTAATGAAAGCATTTCGTATAATCGACCAAGATAATAAT GAACACTAA